From Candidatus Omnitrophota bacterium, one genomic window encodes:
- a CDS encoding tRNA 2-thiocytidine(32) synthetase TtcA, which yields MRPLTKTGNYISTRIGRAIADYKLIEDKDRILVGVSGGKDSLALVHLLNERKKWAPVAYELIAMHVETDYDCVSADKRRLKRFFKNIGVKCVFEKIKIREEERGPSCFWCSWNRRKALFLAAKKLKCNKIALGHHKDDIIETLLLNILYQGEFSAMNPRQEMFKGKLTIIRPLCHVEEASTRKFAKEMCFPVTTETCPAAETSKRRMMKNFIKGAEKGCKDVKTNIFRSMSRINREYLQV from the coding sequence ATGAGGCCGCTCACAAAGACCGGCAATTATATCTCCACCCGGATCGGCCGGGCGATAGCCGATTATAAGCTCATAGAGGATAAAGACAGGATACTCGTCGGCGTATCGGGCGGTAAAGACAGTCTTGCTCTTGTCCATCTGCTGAATGAACGCAAAAAGTGGGCGCCGGTGGCATATGAGCTGATCGCGATGCATGTCGAGACAGACTATGATTGCGTTTCCGCGGATAAAAGAAGGCTAAAGCGGTTCTTTAAAAATATCGGAGTGAAATGCGTCTTTGAAAAGATAAAGATCCGTGAGGAGGAAAGAGGGCCGTCATGTTTCTGGTGCTCGTGGAACAGGCGCAAAGCGCTCTTTCTGGCCGCTAAAAAACTTAAATGCAACAAAATTGCCCTCGGACATCACAAGGATGATATTATAGAGACGCTGCTCCTGAATATTTTATATCAGGGAGAGTTCTCGGCGATGAACCCCAGGCAGGAGATGTTCAAGGGGAAGCTCACCATAATAAGGCCGCTCTGCCATGTCGAGGAGGCATCGACCCGGAAATTCGCGAAAGAGATGTGTTTTCCCGTTACCACTGAAACGTGCCCGGCGGCGGAAACCTCAAAGCGGCGGATGATGAAGAATTTTATAAAGGGCGCTGAAAAAGGCTGTAAGGACGTTAAGACGAACATATTCAGGAGCATGTCGAGAATAAACAGGGAGTATCTACAAGTCTAA
- a CDS encoding aspartate dehydrogenase: MKKIKVGIIGCGVIGTSIAIACRSRLAYAVELAGVCDIDENKILALNRSLKENVRALKLDQLIKKTDLVIEASSALASSKIVEKCVENNRDCLIMSVGGLLGQEGLLKKAGEKGVKVYIPSGAVCGIDALKAASIGKIASVTLTTRKPPKGLEGAPYLTSKGIDVRAITKETVLFEGSARDAVKGFPANVNVSAVLSLAGIGAASTKVRIVTSPDYIRNTHEVEIIGDSGRITTRTENVPSESNPKTSALAIYSAIATLEGITRSVRIGT; the protein is encoded by the coding sequence ATGAAGAAGATTAAAGTCGGGATAATAGGTTGCGGTGTTATCGGAACCAGCATTGCCATCGCATGCCGCTCCAGGCTTGCGTACGCGGTAGAGCTGGCGGGGGTATGTGACATAGATGAGAATAAAATTCTCGCATTGAACCGTTCTTTGAAGGAAAATGTCCGGGCCTTAAAACTCGATCAGCTTATTAAGAAAACGGACCTGGTGATCGAGGCCTCAAGCGCCCTCGCCTCTTCGAAAATAGTTGAAAAATGCGTGGAAAATAATAGAGATTGCCTTATCATGAGCGTGGGCGGGTTGTTAGGGCAGGAGGGGCTGCTGAAAAAGGCGGGTGAGAAGGGCGTAAAAGTGTATATACCCAGCGGAGCCGTTTGCGGCATCGATGCCCTTAAGGCAGCTTCAATAGGAAAGATCGCATCCGTGACATTGACTACGCGAAAGCCGCCGAAAGGATTGGAAGGCGCGCCCTATTTGACCAGTAAGGGAATAGATGTGCGCGCTATCACGAAAGAGACCGTTCTTTTCGAGGGAAGCGCCAGAGATGCCGTTAAAGGTTTTCCGGCCAACGTCAATGTCTCCGCCGTTTTGAGCCTTGCCGGTATAGGCGCCGCGAGTACTAAGGTGCGTATAGTGACATCGCCTGATTATATAAGAAACACACATGAGGTGGAGATAATAGGCGATTCAGGCCGTATAACCACCAGGACGGAAAATGTGCCGTCGGAGTCCAACCCCAAGACCAGTGCGCTTGCGATATACTCAGCAATAGCGACGCTGGAGGGGATAACAAGAAGCGTGCGGATAGGGACATGA
- the nadA gene encoding quinolinate synthase NadA has product MKYNEALKKKIEKLKKSRNAVIIVHNYQRDEIQEIADISGDSLALSQAAVRTDADVIVFCGVQFMAESASILNPDKKVLLPVMEAGCPLADMITPEKLKAKKAQYPGAAVTCYVNSSAEVKAESDIACTSSNAIEVVRSLKEKDVIFVPDKNLGRYVQSQVPEKNIILWEGFCPTHIRVQEEDVVKAKALHPLAEVIAHPECNPEVLTLADHICSTGGMFTYVKKSPLKEFIIATESGMLYKLQKENPDKRFYLPTPHLVCANMKLITLGWVAHSLEKMVYEIKVADDIRTKAKKALDRMLAVTGEKSAAAISGY; this is encoded by the coding sequence ATAAAATACAACGAAGCCCTGAAGAAGAAGATAGAGAAGCTTAAAAAGAGCCGCAACGCCGTCATCATCGTCCATAACTATCAGCGCGACGAGATACAGGAGATAGCCGACATATCCGGAGATTCGCTGGCGCTCTCCCAGGCCGCAGTCAGGACAGACGCCGACGTTATAGTATTTTGCGGAGTTCAGTTTATGGCGGAGTCAGCCTCGATACTGAACCCCGATAAGAAAGTGCTGCTGCCCGTAATGGAAGCCGGATGTCCGCTGGCCGATATGATAACCCCGGAGAAACTTAAGGCCAAGAAGGCCCAATATCCGGGAGCCGCGGTGACATGCTATGTAAACTCGAGCGCTGAAGTGAAAGCCGAGAGCGATATAGCGTGCACATCGTCGAATGCCATAGAGGTCGTAAGATCCCTTAAGGAGAAAGATGTGATATTCGTTCCCGATAAGAATCTGGGCAGATACGTCCAATCCCAGGTTCCGGAAAAGAATATAATATTGTGGGAAGGTTTCTGTCCGACGCATATCAGGGTCCAGGAGGAGGATGTCGTAAAGGCAAAAGCCCTTCATCCGCTTGCCGAGGTTATAGCCCATCCCGAATGTAATCCTGAAGTATTGACACTGGCCGACCACATATGTTCTACGGGCGGAATGTTCACTTACGTAAAGAAGTCGCCGTTGAAAGAATTCATCATAGCGACGGAATCCGGTATGTTGTACAAATTACAGAAAGAGAATCCCGATAAGAGATTTTATCTTCCGACTCCGCACCTCGTTTGCGCGAATATGAAGCTGATAACGCTGGGGTGGGTGGCCCACAGCCTCGAGAAGATGGTCTATGAGATAAAAGTGGCGGATGATATCAGGACAAAGGCTAAGAAGGCTCTCGACAGGATGTTGGCTGTTACCGGAGAGAAGAGCGCGGCCGCTATATCGGGTTATTGA
- the panC gene encoding pantoate--beta-alanine ligase, whose translation MKLVDGISRMTTLVKMLKKEGKTIGFVPTMGYLHEGHVSLVKAARKHTDVVIMSIFVNPLQFGPKEDYEKYPRDIKRDEAMAGDAGVDVIFYPSVKDMYPEGYATYVNVESLTDSLCGASRPGHFKGVTTVVAKLFNIVKPDVAYFGQKDAQQAAVIKKMVRDLNMDIEIKSVPIIRETDGLAMSSRNVYLSEDERRQALVLNQSLEKALSLVKAGERDPANVIKAMKELIARKPLVKVDYISIVDAKDLKDLSSISGEVLVALAAFVGKTRLIDNTIIKV comes from the coding sequence ATGAAATTAGTCGACGGCATTTCAAGGATGACCACTCTCGTAAAGATGTTGAAAAAGGAAGGCAAGACGATAGGCTTCGTCCCGACGATGGGTTATCTTCACGAAGGGCATGTGAGCCTTGTGAAGGCGGCCAGGAAGCATACCGACGTGGTCATTATGAGCATATTTGTAAACCCGCTGCAGTTCGGGCCGAAAGAAGATTATGAGAAATATCCGCGCGACATTAAGCGCGATGAAGCTATGGCCGGGGACGCGGGCGTCGATGTGATATTTTATCCTTCCGTGAAGGATATGTATCCGGAAGGATACGCTACGTATGTTAACGTCGAAAGCCTGACAGACTCGCTTTGCGGAGCCTCACGCCCGGGACATTTTAAAGGCGTTACTACCGTGGTTGCGAAGCTGTTTAATATAGTAAAGCCCGATGTGGCATACTTCGGACAGAAGGATGCCCAGCAGGCGGCGGTTATAAAAAAGATGGTTCGTGACCTTAATATGGACATTGAGATAAAATCGGTGCCGATAATCCGTGAGACGGACGGCCTCGCCATGAGCTCGCGCAACGTGTATCTGTCCGAGGATGAGAGGCGCCAGGCGCTAGTATTGAATCAATCTTTAGAAAAGGCGTTGTCGCTTGTAAAAGCCGGCGAGAGGGATCCTGCGAATGTGATCAAAGCGATGAAGGAGCTTATAGCGCGGAAACCTCTGGTTAAAGTAGATTATATATCGATAGTTGATGCTAAAGACCTTAAGGATCTGTCCAGTATATCCGGCGAAGTCCTTGTAGCGCTTGCCGCATTTGTGGGTAAGACAAGGCTTATAGATAATACAATCATAAAGGTGTGA
- the folK gene encoding 2-amino-4-hydroxy-6-hydroxymethyldihydropteridine diphosphokinase produces MTICYIGIGSNLGDRRRYIDRAIRSIERSPGIHLKRASSIYETDPMGGVPQGKFLNGVLEIETALTPKALLKKLNGIEEALGRKRAVKNGPRTIDLDILYYGEEIIDDGDLVIPHPRINEREFVLKGLRELNRA; encoded by the coding sequence ATGACGATCTGTTATATAGGTATCGGCTCTAATCTGGGAGACAGGCGCCGGTATATAGACAGGGCGATCCGGAGTATAGAAAGAAGCCCCGGTATACATTTGAAGCGCGCGTCTTCGATCTATGAGACCGATCCTATGGGCGGAGTTCCGCAGGGTAAATTCCTGAACGGTGTTCTGGAGATAGAGACCGCGCTTACGCCGAAAGCGCTTTTGAAAAAATTGAACGGAATAGAAGAAGCTCTCGGGCGCAAAAGAGCGGTTAAGAACGGCCCGAGGACGATAGACCTGGATATCCTGTATTACGGTGAGGAGATAATAGACGACGGCGATCTGGTTATTCCGCATCCCAGGATAAATGAGAGAGAATTCGTGCTGAAGGGCTTGCGCGAACTGAACAGAGCGTAA
- a CDS encoding LL-diaminopimelate aminotransferase: MERSERLKKLPPYLFVEIDRAKKKAREEGRDIIDLGIGDPDMPTPNFIIDAMNKAMRDPKNHRYPLDAGLSEFRQTCSKWLKKRYGIDLDPDNEILPLIGSKEGIAHIPLAFVNPGDVVLVPDPCYPPYKSGTWFAGGEIELMPLEEKNHFLPDLKAINHNILHKTRMIFINYPNNPTGAVCDKRFFEHVIDFAKKHNIIVCHDAAYSEMGYDGYKAPSIFEAEGAKDVAIEFHSLSKTFNMTGWRIGYACGNPELISGLAKVKSNIDSGVFFAIQWAARAALENYDRYIKSALKIYEERQDTLVGGLRSLGWNIEKPKATFYVWFKVPPRHTSASFAKELLDKCDIVVTPGNGFGRNGEGYIRMAITVDKKRIKEAIERIRKRLI, from the coding sequence ATAGAAAGATCCGAGAGGTTGAAGAAGCTGCCGCCGTATCTCTTCGTCGAGATAGACAGGGCGAAGAAGAAGGCGCGCGAGGAGGGCAGGGATATAATCGACCTGGGCATCGGCGACCCCGATATGCCCACGCCGAACTTCATTATCGATGCCATGAATAAGGCGATGCGCGATCCTAAGAACCATCGCTATCCTCTCGACGCTGGACTTTCTGAATTCAGGCAGACCTGCTCCAAGTGGCTCAAGAAGCGTTACGGCATCGATCTCGATCCCGATAACGAGATATTGCCGCTCATCGGGTCGAAGGAAGGCATCGCGCACATTCCTCTTGCGTTCGTGAACCCGGGAGATGTCGTGCTGGTCCCGGATCCCTGCTATCCGCCTTATAAGTCGGGGACATGGTTTGCGGGCGGGGAAATTGAGCTTATGCCTCTTGAGGAGAAGAACCATTTTTTGCCCGACCTGAAGGCCATCAACCATAATATCCTGCATAAAACGCGCATGATCTTTATCAACTATCCCAATAATCCGACCGGCGCGGTATGTGATAAGCGTTTCTTCGAGCATGTCATCGACTTCGCGAAAAAGCATAATATAATAGTTTGCCACGACGCGGCGTATTCCGAGATGGGATACGACGGCTATAAGGCTCCGAGCATATTTGAAGCCGAAGGCGCGAAGGATGTGGCCATAGAATTTCATTCGCTCTCTAAGACATTCAATATGACCGGCTGGAGGATCGGCTATGCCTGCGGCAATCCTGAACTTATCTCGGGCCTTGCAAAAGTAAAATCCAATATAGATTCCGGAGTATTTTTCGCGATACAATGGGCCGCCCGCGCCGCTCTTGAAAATTATGACAGGTACATTAAATCCGCGCTGAAGATCTATGAGGAGAGGCAGGATACCTTAGTGGGAGGCTTGCGGTCGCTCGGTTGGAACATAGAGAAGCCGAAGGCGACATTCTATGTGTGGTTCAAGGTCCCGCCCAGACACACTTCCGCGTCGTTCGCGAAAGAGCTTCTGGACAAATGCGACATCGTGGTGACGCCGGGAAATGGTTTCGGTAGGAACGGCGAAGGCTATATAAGGATGGCGATCACCGTAGATAAGAAGCGTATTAAAGAAGCGATAGAGCGCATCAGAAAAAGATTAATATAG
- the dapB gene encoding 4-hydroxy-tetrahydrodipicolinate reductase produces the protein MIKICVSGSKGKMGSKIIELLKDDAQLELSGGFDAGDEPQGPVESCDCLIEFTTPEATVVNLELCEKLGKAIVIGTTGLSHAQADRVKEAAKKIPVVFSPNMSVGVNLLFKMIADAARVLGSEYNIEIVEAHHIHKKDSPSGTAKEMARIVKAEKGNIDIPIESVREDEIVGEHTITFDSDLDLIEITHSAKSRDIFVRGALKAAKFIVGKPAGLYTMKDVLAL, from the coding sequence ATGATCAAAATATGCGTAAGCGGTTCAAAAGGAAAGATGGGCTCAAAGATAATCGAGCTTTTGAAGGATGACGCCCAGCTCGAGTTGTCCGGAGGTTTTGACGCGGGAGACGAGCCGCAGGGACCGGTAGAGTCCTGTGACTGCCTGATAGAGTTCACGACGCCGGAGGCGACGGTAGTAAATCTGGAACTCTGTGAAAAACTGGGCAAGGCGATAGTGATAGGCACTACAGGGCTTTCCCATGCTCAAGCAGATCGGGTTAAGGAAGCCGCAAAGAAGATACCGGTGGTCTTTTCCCCGAACATGTCAGTTGGCGTGAATCTATTATTCAAGATGATAGCGGACGCCGCCAGGGTACTCGGCTCCGAATATAATATCGAGATAGTCGAGGCGCACCATATCCATAAGAAAGATTCTCCGAGCGGGACCGCGAAAGAGATGGCTCGCATAGTGAAGGCGGAGAAGGGTAATATTGACATTCCGATTGAGTCCGTCCGCGAGGATGAGATCGTTGGAGAACACACTATTACATTCGATAGCGATCTGGACCTGATCGAGATAACGCATAGCGCCAAGTCGCGGGACATATTCGTGAGGGGAGCTCTCAAGGCCGCGAAGTTTATCGTGGGAAAGCCGGCTGGACTCTATACTATGAAAGACGTCCTCGCTCTTTAA
- the dapA gene encoding 4-hydroxy-tetrahydrodipicolinate synthase: MFKGSMVALVTPFRQGKVDEKALENLVEFHIKNGTSALVPCGTTGESATLSYEEHDRVIELTVKYAKGRIPVIAGTGSNSTDEAIALTRHAKSVGAQASLQVSPYYNRPTQKGLYLHFKKIAENVDIPIILYNIASRTGVNIEPETFVKLAEIKNIIGVKEASGSLEQMARIRNLCPKDFLLISGDDALTLPVMAIGGVGVISVVANIVPRDVADLCAAFEKGDVRNAEKIHYRLLNLVKAMFIETNPIPVKTAMALMKMCEGTLRLPMCEMVMENREKLVKTLKEYKLI, from the coding sequence ATGTTTAAAGGTTCGATGGTGGCATTAGTTACGCCGTTCAGACAAGGTAAAGTCGATGAGAAGGCGCTCGAAAATCTGGTCGAATTTCATATAAAGAACGGCACATCCGCGCTCGTGCCTTGCGGCACCACAGGCGAATCCGCGACGCTCTCCTATGAGGAACATGATAGGGTCATAGAGCTCACGGTAAAGTATGCCAAGGGGCGCATCCCGGTGATCGCCGGGACCGGCTCAAATTCTACCGACGAGGCGATAGCGCTCACCAGGCATGCGAAGAGCGTGGGAGCTCAGGCCTCACTGCAAGTAAGCCCGTATTACAACAGGCCTACGCAGAAGGGCTTGTACCTGCATTTTAAGAAGATAGCAGAGAACGTTGATATTCCCATAATACTTTATAATATCGCCTCCCGCACGGGCGTCAATATAGAGCCCGAGACGTTCGTGAAGCTTGCCGAGATCAAAAATATTATCGGAGTGAAAGAGGCAAGCGGAAGCCTTGAACAGATGGCGAGGATCAGGAATCTATGCCCGAAGGATTTTCTGCTGATATCAGGTGATGACGCCCTCACTCTGCCGGTTATGGCAATAGGCGGCGTCGGAGTTATTTCGGTGGTCGCGAACATAGTTCCGCGTGATGTGGCGGACCTCTGCGCTGCCTTCGAGAAAGGCGACGTCAGGAATGCTGAGAAGATTCACTACAGGCTGCTCAATCTCGTGAAGGCGATGTTTATAGAGACCAACCCGATACCGGTGAAGACTGCGATGGCCCTGATGAAGATGTGCGAGGGCACTTTAAGGCTTCCGATGTGCGAGATGGTTATGGAAAACAGGGAGAAGTTAGTCAAGACGCTGAAGGAATATAAGCTGATCTAA
- the dapF gene encoding diaminopimelate epimerase, with product MGTLKFTKAVATGNDFIIVDSREVSLKDLPALAKKVCDRKYSIGADGLLVVESSKKCDFRMRIFNPDGSQAHMCGNGSRCIALYAAEKKIAKREMTIETLAGALKASVKGELVKVMLTEPKDIRWNLCLMIHKCPYKLNFVNTGVPHVVHFVEDLDKVDVKNIGSHLRNHGEFAPEGTNADFVQVNGKNSIKVRTYERGVEDETLACGTGSVASALISAEREGMASPVTVHTRGGEKLKVYFNKVGSNFKNIYLEGKAKLVYEGVINNV from the coding sequence ATGGGCACTCTGAAATTCACTAAAGCGGTAGCTACGGGAAACGACTTTATCATAGTCGATAGCCGCGAGGTTTCGCTTAAGGACCTGCCGGCCTTAGCCAAGAAGGTGTGCGATCGCAAGTATTCGATAGGCGCCGACGGGCTGCTCGTTGTCGAAAGCTCGAAAAAGTGCGATTTCAGGATGCGAATATTTAATCCCGACGGCAGTCAGGCCCATATGTGCGGTAACGGTTCCAGATGCATCGCGCTTTACGCCGCAGAGAAGAAGATAGCTAAGAGAGAGATGACTATAGAAACGTTGGCCGGGGCATTAAAGGCGAGCGTAAAAGGCGAATTGGTTAAAGTGATGCTGACGGAGCCGAAAGATATACGATGGAACCTCTGCCTGATGATACATAAGTGCCCGTATAAACTCAATTTTGTCAATACCGGAGTACCTCATGTGGTCCACTTCGTTGAAGATCTCGATAAGGTGGACGTCAAGAATATCGGTTCGCATTTACGCAATCACGGTGAGTTCGCGCCGGAAGGCACCAATGCCGATTTTGTGCAGGTCAACGGCAAGAACAGTATAAAAGTGAGGACGTATGAGCGCGGAGTGGAGGATGAGACGCTTGCCTGCGGCACCGGCTCGGTCGCCAGCGCCCTCATCTCGGCTGAACGCGAAGGCATGGCTTCGCCCGTTACCGTCCATACGCGCGGCGGGGAGAAGCTCAAAGTATATTTTAATAAGGTGGGAAGCAATTTCAAAAATATCTATCTTGAAGGAAAAGCGAAACTCGTTTACGAAGGAGTGATAAATAATGTTTAA